The genomic stretch atctctaattaTATTCCTAAAATCCTAAATCTAATTTCAATAGAGTATCAACGTACACCATCGACTTTAGTACACAATCAACTGTACACATAGCACAACCAACTTAAGTACTTCACAAACCAATGTCACGATGCCACCACCCTCTTTCACGTCATCGCCTCACTGAGTCACCGTAAACCTATCAGAGACATGACTCTTCTCTATTTCTCTAGCAATAGTCGTAATCATTTATCACAGTCATCGACTCGTTTTCTCATACAATCATCCAATAGTCACTGCCCCTCTAGTCAacccatattttaaaaaaaaaaaaaaagatggttaGCCTACCTAGCTTGTGGACTTCAAAGGCGGTGGGGTAGGTCAGCTGGCTCCATGCTCGCTCAGTAGCGTGCCACAACTCTACTTATACTATTCGTAGTAAGTCGTATTATTATCTAACTTGTGGTGTTGGCTGACCTCATCATTGGTAGCTCAATAACACCTTAGTAGACCAAGTCTCACTAGATTGGTTAGAGGTCCTCACTAGGGTTCGAACCTACGACCTCCCATTTGAGAAACGCACAATAATGTCGTTGACCACAACGTCTTTGACTTATActgttatatataataatttattaaattaccaaatttaaattaatttcaaatttattgtttcaattatgatctatttttaataagtttttacttttattatcgattttaaaatcaatcaaatttaaTACTTCAATTTTTAAGAACTTGTTACCTTTACTCATACACTCATACCCAAGTAAcctaatggggtagctcaaATGACAAGTGAGTTCTCTTTGTGGGGGAAAATTCCGGAAGAACCCGGGTTTGATTCTCAGAAGTGACGATTCTCCCGGGActagctcccgtgcctcccggagcgaacgcgGGTGGACCCGAACGAAGAAACGGTGGAAATACACTCATACCCAGGTATCAAATATGGAAATAAATCTGATTTTCAAAAGATTGAAAatcacaatttaaaaaagataattatcaattttgatcaattttaaattcaataactaaaaataaaaaagaaaatcaataattaaagaactaaaattaaaattaatccaATTTAATATGTCCATATAACTAGacctaattaaattaatataacttTTTGAGAcatttataattctttacaaagtaatatctgttctatactttctcaatcttttttttttcgtccaaattaataTTGTTATTCACTTACATgttgtataatttttatatattaaaaaaatcaattttatattctcaaaaaaaaaatcaattttatcggctatacatatacacacacacacacaaagattttattgatttaaaaaattattatgaaaagaaaaacattaaatagtataacaattaatttagaaaataatttactaaCTTTAAAAGATTAATTGGAGACAAGAAGGCACGAAGTCCCAGGGCACCCTCCACTGACCACTACTACATATTCGACCGTTGGACTTATAGACTCCTCCACTTTCAGTTTACCGGAGGGAAAGAGGCTGAGTGAAGAAGAAATGGTGGGTGAAGGAGATAATGGCAAGATCCATACCCAGAAGCAGAAGAAGGCTTCTGAGTACGAACAATCCAGGGAAGAAAGAATAAAGGAAAATCTCGAAAGAATGAGAAAGCTGGGCATATTTGATCTCTCTCTCAAGTTTAAGTCTATCAAGCCCATCAAGACTTGCAAACCCTCTCAGCGACTCTCTGTGTCTCCTTTGCCTCCTTCTCAGCCCACTCGCCGCTCCTCCAGGCACACACAcgctccctccctctctctctctctctctctctctctctttccccttttatttttttactttcctgtttttcttttctgttgATTGCACTATTTACCTTGAAATCTTCTGAAAATTTTCTGTGTTATCAGTTGATTATAGTTTAGGTGTTTGTTTGGCTGATGTTTGTGGGTTCTTTCTGTGTGTATAAACAGAGGTTGCATCTGATTAGTGATTGCTAGGCTTGATTTTTAGGTTGTATTTACCTTGTAAAGGTTTGATTTTTAGGCTAAAGGCTAGTGGTTGATTCATATGTAGTATTCTTGATCGCTTGTTTCAACAAGGTAAAAAGATGACATCTTTGAGCTTATTACACAATGTTCAAGATGGATGTGATTAGAAGTTTAGATTCTTGTAATTATTTATGACATTTTCTGTTTTGGTGGTAATTTTAGGCTGCAAAATGCTTCACCTGTTAGCTACTCTGAAATGCCATTGGGAAAGAGTGCCAAGTCTTTGTGTGTTGAGGATGAGGATTTGCTGAAGGGGGCTGGTGGTTCAAGGCCTGAGATATATACAGAAGAGCATGAGAAGCTGTTGGGTAGCACTGATATGAGTTGGGATCTATTTGTGGATGGATATGGAATGGATGGGAAGCGAATTTATGATCCTTTCAGGGGGAAGACTTGTCATCAATGTCGGTAAGAACTAAGAAATGCCTTTCTAAACTATGGATTTGTGTTTAGTGGTCTGAAGTGTGTACATAGTCATCTTGAATGCCTATATCCATAATAGAACTTCAACATAACTTATACTTTTACTAATCTGTGTATTAGCAAGAAGCTTTAGCAAACCATCAGTGCATCAAAATTCAGAAAGTTGTGTGAATAGGCAAAAGCAGATGTGTTGTAGGGATGGTTTTGCCATTTTCAGTTTTTGTCAACATCTAAATTGTAACGCTATTGACTTGCGAATATCTACAGATCAGTATTCAGTTTCTATTCTAGTAAAACTTGATGGATTTGTCTGCCTCAATTTATCTATGCTGTTTTACAGGCAGAAAACTATGGGCCTTCGTACTCATTGCTGGAAATGCAACAAGGTCCAGGGACAGTTTTGCGGAGATTGTTTATTTATGAGGTAATGCAATTATTAGCAATTGTTCCATTCAACTTCGTGGCATCGACTTGTTCCAACCATTCTTACCGTTTATTTGTGAGAAAACAAGAAATCTTCCCTCACCGTCTGAAAAATTGGCCCGTGTCAACAGCCTAGTTTAGACATAACACTTGTGCTTATGTATAGTATCTATGTGTACTTGTGTAGTATAATACAAATACATCATTCCACACAGGTATGGAGAACATGTGGTTGAAGCCAACCAGAACCCAGACTGGATTTGCCCTGTTTGTCGGGGAATTTGCAACTGCAGCTTGTGTAGACAAGCAAAGGGCTGGGCTCCTACTGGTGCTCTCTACAAGAAGGTAATGCAAAGGTAATTTATCATGATTCATATACTTTAGGAGAGTAGCCTCACTTTGTTTGTCCCAAATACAGGTTACCGGATTGGGTTACAAGTCAGTTGCACATTATCTCATTCAAACCCGACAAGCAAAGACTGATCATCCTGAGAATAATTCACCTAATGACGGGGTTCCTGAGAAGAGATCCTTGCCTGTTTCTGATGTGAAAACAGAATCTGTTGTAACCGATAAAGAACCTTCTGAGGCACGCAATGAAACTCAAGCTGAAGAGAAAAGAATGGATTATGAATCCACTGATGGGGCTTGCTCtgaaaatgatgaaacaaaTCCTAAGGTGGTGGATAAAGGATCTCATATTGTAGTAAAAGTTGAACATGATTGTGAAAATGCAGTTTTGGGAGTTGAAATTACTCCAAAACCGCCTGCTACTTATGACAATGAGGTAGTAATAGAAGGTAGCAAATTTAGCGATGGTTCTGATGGGATTCTTAGACCAGAAATAAGTCCCGAGTCCAAGAAGACACATATTTGTTCTGCTGAACCAATCCTAGACAGCATTGCTGGAAGACTAAGGGGGAGGCGGCCTGGCAGAAGCAATAAAAATGATTCTGATGACAAACCCTTCGATAGTATTATCACACCAGAAACAAGTCTAAAGTCCAAAAGGAAGCGACAAGAAGTCGAGCCAATCCCCGATAGCATTGCTGGAAGGCTAAGAGAGAGGCGTGCTAGAAACAATTGATATCAGTAGTCTCAGCATTAGTTGCCCCCGACTGGCTTCGAAATTTTTGACAGGTGTTCAAACCTATATTGCATCTCCAGATGTGTGTGCATTGTGATTCTAGGAAGCTGAAAGACATGAACCTCTGCAAATTGGAACTTGTTTGACATTGtaagaaatatttttgtttgCAACACAAAACTAGCAAATGAGATTGTTGCAGCTTTAAGATTGATATCCATTCCTGGTTTGTCATTTGAAAACCACACAAGACTTTAATTTAATAGATAATCTCCTTCAATTTGGgcatttaacatattttagTATTTCCTCTCAAATAGTGCATGCTCTGTGTGTTACCCATATATCCACTATAAAATGGAGATGACAATGTAATGATCCAACCGTCATAGTCGGAACCGAAGACAGAACATGTTATGATATGATGTAAAACCTAGAATATGACAAGGAATATGGATAAATTATGCTTCATATGTAAAGTCATCATCTAGATTATTGCTCTTTCACTGGTTCAACCCCACAGGCCATATGTTTGTTCCCCTGATTTTGTAGTGTTTTTTATGTACTCATTTGGACTGGCCTTATTCGTTGTGTGGCCATCTATATAggtaggccctgtttggtaaatggctgttggctgattgagttggttgtttgggttagaaggtatgatttgttgataatattagctgattggacaatattgtttgataaattggctgttagctgatagctatttggtataatttcttttctcaaaaagttaattgaaaaggctgctttgagtagctttttgaattttagcattttggagttacaaaaagcttattaaccaaacaactaatagtggtcaaataagccaaaattggctaataggctgattatttaccgaACAGAGCCGTAGTcttctttattgttttataaACCTTGTTTAGCCGCCATATTCTTTTGTAGCTTTGATttcaactagtattttcacccgtgcgttgcacggaatgaatttgttataatattttaagaaatatttgaatcgatatacaattatataaattataacatcgaatatgagtatgaataagtgtataaatgcaattatagtatgagtcttccttgcatacAACAAATATCAccaaaattcagtgttctaaaataagtgtataaatgcaataggaagataatttacattattgcatcatattcattaatttaattacttgtcggttagttattgcaagatcttgaggtacacttatatttttgatattcagtaagtataactatattagagaaaaatttacatgggagtaatgggataatcagttgagtaattgttggttgaccgtagagcgttgtgttNCATCTCCAGATGTGTGTGCATTGTGATTCTAGGAAGCTGAAAGACATGAACCTCTGCAAATTGGAACTTGTTTGACATTGtaagaaatatttttgtttgCAACACAAAACTAGCAAATGAGATTGTTGCAGCTTTAAGATTGATATCCATTCCTGGTTTGTCATTTGAAAACCACACAAGACTTTAATTTAATAGATAATCTCCTTCAATTTGGgcatttaacatattttagTATTTCCTCTCAAATAGTGCATGCTCTGTGTGTTACCCATATATCCACTATAAAATGGAGATGACAATGTAATGATCCAACCGTCATAGTCGGAACCGAAGACAGAACATGTTATGATATGATGTAAAACCTAGAATATGACAAGGAATATGGATAAATTATGCTTCATATGTAAAGTCATCATCTAGATTATTGCTCTTTCACTGGTTCAACCCCACAGGCCATATGTTTGTTCCCCTGATTTTGTAGTGTTTTTTATGTACTCATTTGGACTGGCCTTATTCGTTGTGTGGCCATCTATATAggtaggccctgtttggtaaatggctgttggctgattgagttggttgtttgggttagaaggtatgatttgttgataatattagctgattggacaatattgtttgataaattggctgttagctgatagctatttggtataatttcttttctcaaaaagttaattgaaaaggctgctttgagtagctttttgaattttagcattttggagttacaaaaagcttattaaccaaacaactaatagtggtcaaataagccaaaattggctaataggctgattatttaccgaACAGAGCCGTAGTcttctttattgttttataaACCTTGTTTAGCCGCCATATTCTTTTGTAGCTTTGATttcaactagtattttcacccgtgcgttgcacggaatgaatttgttataatattttaagaaatatttgaatcgatatacaattatataaattataacatcgaatatgagtatgaataagtgtataaatgcaattatagtatgagtcttccttgcatacAACAAATATCAccaaaattcagtgttctaaaataagtgtataaatgcaataggaagataatttacattattgcatcatattcattaatttaattacttgtcggttagttattgcaagatcttgaggtacacttatatttttgatattcagtaagtataactatattagagaaaaatttacatgggagtaatgggataatcagttgagtaattgttggttgaccgtagagcgttgtgttggtggaagaagatgatatatagtgaagatgatattgccattcactatatatcatcttcttccttcaacacgttgatattctctggacaaataactgttggaaaaaaattagcataaaatggcattctactggcaatattgtggtacaaatatatgtggggtccactttcgatttgggtcgggtcaaagtggattcgtgttcttcgtagttagacgaaaagattgatatattgtacgctcaaaactgacaatgggtgaatgagaaattggttctcaaagttgacccatttgagttagaaaaatatagagaaaaacctttcaagtaacttttctcccacattggtttgagaagtggtttgcaccactacttatacaagatttttctaaggcttattgaattgtataacatagaggctctctctcgcgcgcaggggggtgcaaatgaaatcccaaaatgaacttaaaaaggcttgactcgtacgccgacacctgcatgcacgaatgtcgttcagaaaattggttggccttgcgggttgaattatgctaaattttaatattttttacaatattacgcaaaccataccataatactatcggtctattttgggtgggaagttaaaactgaggatattgtttttattaatagtatagattgcattgcagagaaatatatatactgaattattaccattagtaattctaatctagaattgtattacgaataggaacgtagggaataatatattttattacgaattctattttaatttacaattgtattagggataggaattgtattaccatattttttacaatattacgcaaaccataatattataagtctgttttgggcggggagttaaaactgaggatattgtttttattaatagtatagatatagattacattgcagagaaatatatatactgaattattaccattagtaattctgcagagaaatatatatactgaattattaccattagtaattctagtctagaattgtattacgaaattattaccattagtaattctagtctagaattgtattacgaataggaacgtagggaataatatattttattattgtattacgaataggaacgtagggaataatatattttattatgaattctattttaatttacaattctattagagataggaattgtattaccatattttttacaatattacgcaaaccataatattataggtctgttttgggcgggaagttacaaCTGAGGAtagtgtttttattaatagtatagatatagattacattgcagagaaatatatatactgaattattaccattagtaattctagtctagaattgcattacgaataggaacgtagggaagaatatattttattaggaattctattttaatttacaattgtattagggataggaactgtattaccatattttataatattacgcaaaccataatattataggtctgttttggacgggaagttaaaactgaggatatagtttttattaatagtatagattcacacatttcactatttcaacaaaataattaataataattcaacccAAAGTAGCCAAactttaaagaaattaaagattatTTTTTAGGAACGGAAGAAATAGTAAATATTGTCGTTGGTaggcatgattttttttattatatggtACTTTTTTCAAAAGATATCAATATAAATACTGAAAATGAGATTAAGatgttaaatataataaataattaagccaaacactatcaattaaataattgatattGAATCAGTATCTCATGCACTATACAGtcaaagcaactttttaaagtttttatttatttactaatttatactttttaaattttattttatgttcttAAGAGTAATTTTGATGTttctaatttaataatataaatatgaaaattttatatactaacaccaaacaaaatatcatttttttaaaaaaaaaaattaaactttattaatcaaactaaacacataaaataagatgaattgaataataaataatgaagcTAAAATATTAATCTCAATAATAACATAACAATTGAGGTGAGACTCAAACCCGAAATTTTTCTTGACATCAGTTTCAtggggcctttttttttttttaaaagtctattattattattattattattattattatattttaaaagtgtATTGTAATTGCAAGGGAGGTAAATAAAATATCGATGAATTACAAACATGATGATATAATAATAGGGCAGACATTATTATTTCATCAGTTATGCAGATAGCATAATGGTTCATgtaaaagtaattatatttagttCAATAAAATTTCATGTTTGAATCTTATGAAAGGACTAATGAGCATtagaaaaagattttttttttttcaaatagaGTCTAATCAAATTTTGGGTTCGAGCAAAATTAGATTGATActtaaaaaagaaacataaaattttatgaatatgtcAAAGTCATGAAATCATCATTGGCTCTCCATATGGTACTTAACCCCTTGATAAAGTAGTGATCACTATTGCTTGTTTTCATTTTAAGATGAAAAGATGGAAAAACTTTGCAATAAATGGATTTCACTTTTAAAAAGCTTCTCTTTTATGGTGCTTTACTTTACTGATCTGAATTGACTCGAGAACTCAAAATTGGTGTGGTGGTTCTGGGGATTCTGTGGAAGACAAGTTGTAAGGtttttcacaaattaaattaaagggcATTGTTTAATTATAGCAATTTGAATACCCATAACACTATTCCTATACTTTATGCAATACTTCTTAATTGGATTCACATTTTATCTAATCAAATTTTCacattatatatgttaattgagTTTATCCCGTCcgatatattaaaaaaaaaaaactctttttagttgttttaattttattactaatttaaaataatattctaaacttttaaaaatgtataattttatatataatatatattaaaattggaaTAACCCCTCTTGAATCATCACAAACACAGGGTTAGGAAAAATATTTCTCTCAAAACCTAAAAACAACAACATTATTTGGagattttatttagtttttgcaAAGTACCTAGAAAAGagaatggaaaaaagaaaaagaaaaaagcaacgTTTCTAACGGGCCCAGTTGGCACATGCATGCAATGCACGCGCCTACTAGACGTGCCTCAAGTAGTGTGAGTGACATGCACATGGGGcgaaacaaattattttttgtgaGACTGTGCGTCACAAAAAAATTCGTTTCATGTAGTAAATTTTTTCCCTATCTCTCATTTCATCTCTCTTTCacatgtgaaaaaaaaaaaaaaaaaaaactacaaaaccccctaaaaaatcataaataggGTTACTCTAAGTGGGGATAGGGGAAAACTCATGGTTTGGGAATATCCTAGAATAATCCCTACccattataaatattattctttagtacaaatttttttttctatacttTCTATATTTGTTGTAGGCTTGTAgcccaaagagtcaatattccACCACAAAAGTTCGATCTTATGATCCTCCTCTAAGGAGAACCACAAAGTTGTCATCCGAGCACAAGATGCCTAACATTTCTTAGTACTAGTATAAAAtcatacaaattatattattcacaATGTGttattatggaccatggtttaATTCTACTTTGCACCATATCTTTGTATAGTTTATGTAAGTTAATAGAAAAACATGCATACATGTTATGTTATGGTGATCAGATTAATACATTATAGGTTCGTTTGGAAAGGTGAAAAATGTCTTTTAGAAAATGACtaactttcaaaaaatattttaattttttagtgtttgacTAAATGTTAGAAAACTATATTTTTCTGTttagttaaaaattaagaaattgttttgtttttctttctacttggctcattttcttgaaaatgaacatgCTATTTGCTACTCCGtataaaacaacaacaatataataagtGGTAGTGCTAATATCGCCTCCGCTAAGCAGCCATTATACCGTgggccatggtccacaatgtattgtggatCATGGATCACggttgatattgcagttgtgttgaatggatactgcagttgtgttgaacgaatattgcagttgtgttgaaaggatactgcagttgtgttgaacagatgaacggtctctgttccgcgcaactgcagtttcctttcaacacaactgcactatccattcaacacaactgcagtatcagacatgatcatggtccacaatataatttgcgccgCTAAGACTCAAACCCACAACCTTCCATATTGGAGTGCAATTTGGTGCTACTAGACTACAAAGTTTTGTCAAACTATTCTTATttaatctatattttattattttcttctagTGTAATTTTCAAGTCCAAGtaatatgaattgaattgcatATCCCATGTTTTATACAAAGCattacttatatgtatttaCATTATAATACTCCTATTATCTATGCAAGATATGTTGGCAACACTACATATTAAATTTGTCAACT from Ipomoea triloba cultivar NCNSP0323 chromosome 12, ASM357664v1 encodes the following:
- the LOC115999994 gene encoding uncharacterized protein LOC115999994, with product MVGEGDNGKIHTQKQKKASEYEQSREERIKENLERMRKLGIFDLSLKFKSIKPIKTCKPSQRLSVSPLPPSQPTRRSSRLQNASPVSYSEMPLGKSAKSLCVEDEDLLKGAGGSRPEIYTEEHEKLLGSTDMSWDLFVDGYGMDGKRIYDPFRGKTCHQCRQKTMGLRTHCWKCNKVQGQFCGDCLFMRYGEHVVEANQNPDWICPVCRGICNCSLCRQAKGWAPTGALYKKVTGLGYKSVAHYLIQTRQAKTDHPENNSPNDGVPEKRSLPVSDVKTESVVTDKEPSEARNETQAEEKRMDYESTDGACSENDETNPKVVDKGSHIVVKVEHDCENAVLGVEITPKPPATYDNEVVIEGSKFSDGSDGILRPEISPESKKTHICSAEPILDSIAGRLRGRRPGRSNKNDSDDKPFDSIITPETSLKSKRKRQEVEPIPDSIAGRLRERRARNN